The genomic interval CGTCTCCCAGGATTCGTGACGCTCTCGATGTTCAGGCTGAATCCCGCAGCGTACGTGACAGTTACGGGATGACTCTTTTTGGTCAGTCATGTCTGCTGGCCCGCAGACTGGTCGACGCTGGAAGTCGGTTTGTAACTGTGTTCTGGGACGAATATGCGTATCTCAATACCGACTGGGACACTCACTGGAACCAGACTCCAAGACTAAAGGGCTGGTTGTGGCCCGGATTTGACGCTGCATTTTCCGGACTGATTCTCGATCTTGAACAGCGTGGAACGCTGGATGAAACGTTGGTGATCTGGATGAGTGAACACGGACGAACCCCGCGTATCAACGATGAGGGCGGTCGTGATCACTGGTCTCGAGTGTACTCAATCGCCTTAGCCGGTGGTGGAGTTCCACGTGGTCAGGTCATTGGGTCCAGCGACGATTTGGGTGGTGACGTTCGCGATAACCCCGTTTCGCCCAAGGATATTCTGGCCACGATTTACCATTTGCTTGGTATCGACGCCGGCACAATCATCCATGACGGCCTTGGCCGGCCATTTCCAATAGCCGGTACAGGAACTGTTCGGAGCGAGTTGATTTAGTCTTAATGTCGCCGGCACCAGGGTGTTGAACAATCTTCGGTTTTGGTCCGTGTCAGGTTATCACGTAACGGACCGGTCGACTGCTGACTTGAACCGTTCCAGTGCAGCTTCCACGTTTTCGCGGCTGTTAAAGGCGCTGAGTCGAAAGTAGCCTTCTCCTGAGGCGCCAAATCCACTGCCAGGAGTTCCAACCAGATGTCCCTTTGACAGCAACACATCGAAGAAGTCCCAGCTGCTGAGGTCATTTGGTGTTTTGAGCCAAACGTAGGGCGCATGTTCTCCTCCGTACACTGTGATTCCAAGTTTCTGCAGTCCTTCTCTCAGAAGTCGGGCATTCGTCATATAGAAATTCACAAGGTCGCTGATCTGGCTGCGACCTTCTTCGGAGTACGCGGCAGCCGCTCCTTTCTGAACTACAAAGGAAGCACCATTGAATTTCGTACACTGCCGACGATTCCAGAGATCATGCAATGACACCTGTTGACCGCCAGACGCCACCGTGAGATCTTTCGGAACAACCGTGAATGCACATCGTGTCCCTGTAAAACCGGCGTTTTTGCTGAAACTGCGGAACTCAACCGCAACCTCACGGGCTCCGCTGATTTCATAAATCGAACGCGGAATATCGTCATCTGTAATGTAGGCTTCGTAGGCAGCGTCGAACAGAATGATGGAGCCGCATTCTTTTGCGTAGTTCACCCATCGACCAAGAGTTTCGCGAGTCGCCACAGTTCCTGTGGGATTGTTGGGATAGCACAGGTAGATCAAATCCACCGGTTCCGACGGAAGTTGCGGAATGAAATTGTTCTCTTCCGTCACCGGCAGATAGACAAGCCCGCCGTAGCGACCGTGATCATCGGCAGGTCCGGTGTGTCCTGCCATGACGTTGGTGTCCACGTAGACCGGGTACACCGGGTCAGTAATGGCAATACGGTTTCCCGGTCCGAAAATATCCAGAATGTTACCACTGTCACATTTGGACCCGTCGGAGACAAATATTTCATCGGCCCCTATGCTCACACCGCGGTCCTGGTAGTCATACTTGGCAATGCTGTCCCGCAGAAACGGGTAGCCCTGTTCCGGGCCGTATCCACGAAATGATTCACGACCGGCCATTTCGTCAACGGCTTCATGCATGGCTTGCACAATGGCCGGCGGCAGCGGTTCAGTCACGTCACCAATCCCCAGCCGAATAACGTCAGCATCGGGGTTGGCCTGCGAAAACTCTGATACGCGACGTGCGATCTCAGGAAACAGGTAGCCAGCTTTGAGCTTAAGAAAATTTTCGTTGATCTGAACCATAATTTACTGCTGCAGTTCAAGGTGCAGAAAAAAACTGATAACCCAAACCGGATACTTCAGGCAGGTGACTATCTGCATTTACGCTGCTGTGGGTCACCCCTGTGTCAGTTCCGGCGGAGGAGTGTGGTATAGCAAGCCAGGGCACCGATGTCAGTGGTCTGTGATTGAACCGGGTCGACTTTAACCCGACGGAGGGCTTTCTTCTGACCGGTTGCGTGAGAATCCGCCGCAGTCTGAGGGAATTTACCTGTAAATCGGGTGCAAAACGGCCTGAACACAGAAACAATTCGTCTTATGAGCATTGAATGGACCCCGGAGTCATGGCAGTCGCGACTTGCACAGCAGCAGCCTGTTTACGACGACGAAAAACAGGTCAGCGAAATTCTGCAAAGGCTTGGACAG from Fuerstiella sp. carries:
- a CDS encoding LL-diaminopimelate aminotransferase yields the protein MVQINENFLKLKAGYLFPEIARRVSEFSQANPDADVIRLGIGDVTEPLPPAIVQAMHEAVDEMAGRESFRGYGPEQGYPFLRDSIAKYDYQDRGVSIGADEIFVSDGSKCDSGNILDIFGPGNRIAITDPVYPVYVDTNVMAGHTGPADDHGRYGGLVYLPVTEENNFIPQLPSEPVDLIYLCYPNNPTGTVATRETLGRWVNYAKECGSIILFDAAYEAYITDDDIPRSIYEISGAREVAVEFRSFSKNAGFTGTRCAFTVVPKDLTVASGGQQVSLHDLWNRRQCTKFNGASFVVQKGAAAAYSEEGRSQISDLVNFYMTNARLLREGLQKLGITVYGGEHAPYVWLKTPNDLSSWDFFDVLLSKGHLVGTPGSGFGASGEGYFRLSAFNSRENVEAALERFKSAVDRSVT